In a genomic window of Rhododendron vialii isolate Sample 1 chromosome 12a, ASM3025357v1:
- the LOC131309838 gene encoding uncharacterized protein LOC131309838, which yields MLLRKAVQNTKIFLHKTLQNLKSVLIGGYQKLPKSRSLNPNSQNVQQLDDFYKDFSELWESDNEKMKKNKKTSAFAKVLVEEEGEERNSLINRDEEREMDVKKTGRNSREGKRGEPCPVIANGGCVLAQKMKELEMMDVNDVDHVLDIEEVLHLYSRLKSPVYLDIVNKFFMDMYSEFFLPQPSTSITSSSRRLGPLKF from the coding sequence ATGCTGCTAAGAAAAGCCGTTCAAAACACCAAGATTTTCCTCCACAAAACCCTCCAGAACCTCAAGTCAGTCCTCATTGGAGGGTACCAAAAACTACCCAAATCCCGTTCACTGAATCCCAACAGCCAAAATGTGCAACAGCTGGATGATTTCTACAAAGACTTCTCTGAGCTATGGGAGTCTGATaatgagaaaatgaagaagaataagaagactTCTGCATTTGCCAAAGTGctggtggaggaggagggagaagagCGGAATTCTCTGATCAAcagagatgaagagagagaaatggacgTGAAGAAAACGGGACGTAATTCGCGTGAAGGCAAGAGAGGGGAGCCGTGTCCTGTGATTGCCAACGGGGGTTGTGTTCTGGCGCAGAAGATGAAAGAGTTGGAAATGATGGATGTGAATGATGTGGATCATGTGTTGGATATAGAAGAAGTGCTTCACCTCTACTCTAGGCTTAAATCCCCGGTCTACCTTGACATTGTCAACAAGTTCTTCATGGACATGTATTCTGAGTTCTTCCTTCCACAGCCCTCGACAAGCATTACAAGTTCATCGCGCAGACTCGGCCCTTTGAAGTTCTAG